Within the Streptomyces sp. R41 genome, the region TCACCGGCCCCGCTCCGGCTCACGCCTGGCGGGCCCAGGTCCGGCTTGAGGTTCACGGACCCCCGCGCGTCGCCGAGTGGTCCGGCTTGGGCTTCCCGGCATTCCCGGCCCCGGGAATCGGACTCGCCGGCTCCCAGCTCCACGAGCTCACAGTTCCACGAACACCACCGTCGCATCGTCATGTGTCTTGCTCCGCCGCAGATGCACCCGCTCCTGTGCGTCCGCGGTCTCCAGTGCCCGTACGCGGTCGACGAGCGCCTGGGTGCCGTCCTTTCGTACGAGGGTGAACAGGGCGGCCCAGTCGCCTTCGTGGAACTTCTCCACCCAGCGGGTGGCGCCGTCCGTGAGGGCGGTCAGGGCGCGGACGGATGGGCGTGGCAGCCTGCCGGTCACCGCGCGGGAGGCCACCGAGGGGTCCGCCGCCGCCGTGAAGAAGCCGCCGTCCTTGTTGCGGACGGTCGTGTCGGCGACGGCGTCCGTGGCGAGGGAGGCCCGGGGGAGGCGGGAGAGGCGGTCGTCCAGGAGTGCGGTCACCTCGCCCGTGGGGGACTCGACCAGCAGGGCGGAGTCCGAGAGGACCAGGTACTCGACCTCGGCGGCGGACCACCTCGCGAGGACCACGGTTGCCTGGGGTGTTCGTGGGTGAGAAAGGTCACAGGTGTCGGCATGGGTGTCGGCCACCCGGCGAATGGCCCCGGACAGGATCTCCGGGAGGGTCAGATCCCGACGGGAAAGGGACAGTTCGGTCAGGGCTCCGCCGAGGCGCGCGGAGAACCAGGCGACGGAATGCAGACAGCCGTAGTCGCCCTGAGGGGGCGTCACGCCGTCCAGGACGACCAGGGAACCCCCCTGTCCTGAGGCCGGAAGTCCGACCGATGCGAAGTCCTCATTGGGGCGGTCCGGGTCACCGGGCTCCGAGACGAGTTCAGTGCGCATCCGGCCAGTCTGCACGAGCCCTTCACAAGGTCCACGAAAGGCTGGCATCCATTGCCGAACAGGTGCTGAGCACCAGCTCAGGCGCCGGGTTTGGCATGGAATGATCGACTCCGGTGAAGCGTGGCGGCGAATACTGCCAAAGCGCGTCGCCGACGTCCAACCGGCCCGCCGGTCAAGGCCGTCGCACGCGCCGGAGGAACTTGCCCGCCAACTCCGGTCCGAGGTTCACTCCTTCGGGTGGCGGGCCAGATGATGCGGGACCACTGCCCACCGGCACTGGGAGGGTCGGGAGCCGTACCGGGCGGACGCCCCAGTTGACGGGACGTCATTACCCGGGCCCATGGGTACACGAGTCAGGAATGCGAGCACCGGTGCAGAAGACGCGGCCGAGGCGCACAGGCAAGCAGACGGCCTCCAGCTCAACCGGGGGCGGTGCCACCGGCGACACCGCCGACTCCGCGGGCAGGGGCCGACCCGCCCACGTACGCAACCGGCTGATCGTCGCCGTGGCGGTCGTCGCGGCCGCCATCGCCGGTGCCGGGGCCCCGACGGTGCTGGCCGCCTCGGGGCAACTGAACGACTCCCAGAACCTGGTGACGCTCGCGCAGCGGACCCAGCAGGCGCTGACCCTGGCGCACTCGCTGGCCGACGAGCGGGACGAGGTCACCTCGTACGTCGCCGCGGGGCGGCCCAAGGCCAAGGCCCCCTCCGAGCAGCGCGGCGCGCGCGTCGACCGGCAGGTCGAGGAGTTGCGGGCGGACGAGGACGCCCCGGCCACGCTGCTGAAGGACCTCGACTCCATCGCCTCCCTGCGCAGAGCGGCGCTCACCGGGAAGAGCACCGCTCTCGAAGCGCATCAGGCGTACTCCGGCGCCATCACCGAACTCCACGCCCTCGCCGAGGACCTGGCCGACCAGTTGCCGCCCCGCGCGGGCTCCGGCGCGCACGCCCTCGCCGAGCTGGACTCCGCCGTCCAGCAGTCCGCCGCCGCCCGCGGACTGCTCCTCGCTGCTCTCAACATCCCGCGCACCACCCAGACCACGATCAACCCGATCACCGGTCTGGCGGCCACCACGAGCACCTCCTCGGCCGCCGACACCAAGCAGCGCGACGCGCTGAGCGCCGCCGCCCAGCAGGCCCGGCTCCGCTCGGACGCGGCCCTCGCCGACTTCCACGAGACGGCGCCCAAGGCTGCCAAGGACTCGTACGACTCCACTGTCACCGGGCCCGACGTCGGCACCGCCGACAAGTACCTCGCGAGCCTCACCGACCAGCCGACGCTCTCCGACGCCGAACTCGACACCAGCGCCAAGAAGCTGGACGCGGCCCTGTCGGCCCGTGTCGAGCTGATGCGCGGCGCCGAGGCCTCGCTCAACGACCACCGCACCAAGGACCTCGAACAGCTGCGGGACGACGACGTCACCGCGCTGGAGATCCGGATCGCCCTCATCGGCACGCTGCTGCTCGTCGCGGTCGGCGTCTCGATGGCCATGGCCCGCACCCTCACCCGCCCGCTGGCGGTGCTGCGGCTCGGCTCGGCCCGCCTCGCCGCGGACCCGGGTGCCGAGGAACCGGTCAAGTTCACCGGCCGCAACGACGAGTTCGCCCAGGTCGTCCGCTCCGTCAACGCGCTGCACGCGCACGCCGCCGCGCTCCACGAGCGGCTCGCGACGCTCGAAGGCGACCGCAAGCACCTCATCGGGCAGCGTCAGCTGATGGCCGACGAGCGCGACAGGCTGCGTGCCGAACTCGCCGACGCGGCCGCCCACTTGGAGCAGGTACGCGGCACCATCCACGGCACCTTCGTCAACCTCGCGCTGCGCACCCTCGGCCTCGTGGAGCGCCAACTCGGCGTCATCGAGGGCCTGGAGGAGCGCGAGCAGGACCCGGACCGCCTCGCCACGCTCTTCAAGCTCGACCACTTCGCCACCGTCATGCGGCGCCACAGCGAGAACCTGCTCGTCCTCGCGGGCGCGGAGCACGTCCAGCACCACGCGGGTCCCGTCCCGCTCGTCGACGTCGTGCGCGCCGCGGTGAGCGAGATCGAGCGGTACGAGCGTGTCCGCATCGCCGCGCTGCCGCCGCACGCGCACCTCGCCGGTTTCGCCGCCGACGACATCAGCCACCTCGTGGCCGAGCTCCTGGAGAACGCCTCGTCGTTCTCGCCGCCCGACCTCCCCGTCGAGGTCTCCGGCTGGCTCCTGGAGAGCGGCGAGGTGATGCTCTCCGTGCACGACGAGGGCATCGGCATGACCGCCGAGCGGATGAGCCAGCTCAACTCCCGCCTCTCGGACTTCGATCCGGAGGACGCGTACGACCTGGAGGGCGGCGACGGTCTCGGGCTCGGCCTGTACGTGGTGGCCCGGCTCGCCCACCGGCACGGCGTGCGGGTGCAGTTGCGCGAGCAGAAGCAGGGCGGTGTCGCCGCCGTGGTGGTCCTGCCGAAGGCGATGCTCGCCGCCGCGCCCGCGGTCACCGCCCCCACGGCCCCCCGGCTCGTCGGCAGCGCGTCCTCGGTGTCGCTGCCCGGCGCCGACGCGGAGGCCAACTCCAACGTCCTGCGGGGCCGGTCGGCCCTGACGGCATCGGAACCCGCGGGCGACGAGGACCCACTGATCGCCGCGGCGGAAGAGGCCGTACGGGAGGCTTCCGCGGCGGAAGAGACGGTACGCGAGGACGCCCCGGAGCCCGGTGCGGAAGCGGCCGCCCCCGAACTCGAGGCCTCGTACGAACCCGAGCTCACGCGCAAGCCCGAGGCCTCCTACGAACCCGAGCTCACGCGCAAGCCCGAGTTCCCGCCCGAGCCCGAGCCGGCATCCGAGCCCGAGCTCCCGCCCGGGCCGGCGTCCGAGCCGGAGCTCGCCCCCGAGACCACGATGGAGCTTCTGCTCCCGGAGCCCCGGGCGGAAGCACCCGCTCCCGGGCGCGCCCCGGAAGCGGCCCCTGCCCACCCCGCCCCGGAAGTCCACCTCCCCGCCCGGACCACCACCGATCCCTACGCCATCGGCCCCGACACCCACGAACGGATCCCGGACGAGGGCCCGCGGCTCACCGACAAGGGCTTGCCCAAACGGACGCCCAAGATCTCCGCGCCCGCGCCGGTCCCGAGGCCGCGCACGGGCGGCGTGGACGCCGAGGCCCTGCGCCGCAGGCTCGGCGGTTTTCACCGGGGCGCGACGGAGGGCCGACGAGATGTGGAGGCGGAGATCGCCGAACAGACGGCCGAGATGAACGCACCCGCAGCACAGGCGCCCACAGCGCACGCGTCCGCAGGATCCACGCCGGGCGCGCACGCACAGGACGTAGAAGCATCGGGGGGCACAGTCGAGGAGGCAAGCAGTTGACCGCGCCCAGTACCTTCGGCCTGAGCAGTGAAGCCCGCAATCTGCACTGGCTGTTGACGAATCTCGTCGAGGAGGTGCCGGGCCTCCTGTCGGTCGCGGTCGTCTCCTCCGACGGCCTGCTGCTGCTCTCCTCCGACCCCGGCAGAAACGCGGAGGCGAGGACGGCCCAGACGGACCGGCCGACGGGCCCCAAGGGGTCCTCCGCCGACCTCGCCACCATCGTCTCCGGCATCGGCAGCCTCACCATCGGCGCCGCCAAGCTGATGGACGGCGGCAACGTCAAGCAGACGATGGTCGCGATGGACGCGGGCAGCCTCTTCGTCATGTCGATCAGCGACGGTTCGCTGCTCGGCGTGCACGGCTCCCCGGACTGCGACATGAGCGTGGTGGCGTACCACATGGCGCTCTTCGTCGGCCGTGCCGGACACGTCCTGACCCCCGAACTGCGCACTGAGCTCCGAAAATCCCTGGAGACCGAGTCGATGGGGAGCGCCCGATGAGTACCCCCAACAAGCTGCCGGTCCGCGGCGGTGACCGCAAACCCGCCCGCGTACGCCCCTACTCGCTCACCGGCGGCCGCACCCGCTTCGGGCACGTCCTCCTCGTCGAGACGTTCGTGGCGGCGCTCGAGGCCCCCGAGGAGCGCAAGGAGCTGACGAATGGCTCCCTCTCCAACCGGGTGATGCCCGAGATGCGGGCCATCGTCGAACTCTGCCGCCGGATGCGTACGGTGGCCGAGATCGCCGCCCTCCTCAGGATGCCGCTCGGCGTGGTCCGGGTGCTCCTGAGCGACCTGGCGGACCAGGGAAAGATCCGTGTGTACGGAACAGGTCACGGCCCGGGACAGCCGGACCGCGCTCTGCTGGAAAGGGTGCTGAGTGGACTCCGTCGTCTCTGACGCCGCCCCGGGCGTCGCCCCCCTCCTCGACGGCGAGGAGGATCTGCAGGCCTGGCAGACGGATCGCAGCCGCGCGCCGATCGCCACCAAGATCGTCGTGGCGGGCGGCTTCGGCGTGGGCAAGACCACGCTGGTCACCGCGGTCTCCGAGATCACGCCCCTCCAGACGGAGGCGCTGATGACCCAGGCCAGCGAGGACACCGACGACCTCACCGGCACGCCGGACAAGCTGACCACCACCGTGGCCATGGACTTCGGCCGTATCACGCTCGACGACGACCTGGTGCTCTACCTCTTCGGTACGCCGGGCCAGCAGCGGTTCTGGTTCATGTGGGACGACCTGGTGCGCGGCGCGATCGGCGCGGTGGTCCTCGCCGACACCCGCCGCCTGTCGGACTGCTTCCCGGCCCTCGACTACTTCGAGAGCTGCGGGCTGCCGTACGTCGTCGCCGTCAACCACTTCGACGGCAGCGAGCGGTTCGAGCCGGAGGACGTGCGTGAGGCCCTCACGGTGCCCACGCACATACCTGTCATGATCATGGATGCCAGGCGCCGGATCTCGGTTGTCGAGACCCTGCTCGGCCTGGTGGGGCACGCGCTCGACGTGAGCCCCGAATAAGACGTAAGCAGAGTTAGGACGCGCATGCGGAAGATACTCGTCGTCGGAGCCGGCCAGTCCGGACTCCAGCTCGCCCTCGGACTCCAGTCGAACGGGTACGAGGTCACCCTGATGTCGAACCGGACGGCGGACGAGATCCGTACCGGCCGTGTCATGTCGACGCAGTGCATGTTCGACACGGCACTGCAGCACGAGCGCGATCTCCAGCTGAACTTCTGGGAGTCCCAGGCCCCGAAGATCGAAGGACTCGGCGTCTCGGTGGCGGCCCCCGGCTCACACGACCCGGGGCCGACCCAGCGGGCGATCGACTGGGTGGGCAAGCTCGACGGGTACGCGCAGTCGGTGGACCAGCGGGTGAAGATGGCCGGCTGGATGGAGACGTTCGCGCAGCGCGGCGGCCAGTTGGTCATCCACGGCGCCGCGGTCTCCGACCTCGACTACTTCTCCCGTACGTACGACCTGGTGCTGGTGTCGGCCGGCAAGGGCGAGCTCGTGTCCATGTTCGGCCGGGACGCCTCCCGTTCGCCGTACAGCGAGCCGCAGCGGGCGTTGGCGGTCGCGTACGTGCACGGTCTGGGCCCGCGCCCGGAACACCCGGACTACGACGCGGTCCGCTGCAACCTGGTCCCCGGCGTCGGCGAGCTCTTCGTCATGCCGACGCTCACCACCTCGGGGCGCGCGGACATCCTCTTCTGGGAGGGCATACCCGGCGGCCCGCTCGACGTCTTCAACGGCGTCAAGGACCCGGCCGAACACCTCTCCCTGACCCTGGAACTCATGGAGCGGTTCACGCCGTGGGAGTACGCGCGGGCCACGAAGGTGGAACTGACCGACGCGAACGGCACGTTGTCGGGACGGTACGCCCCCACCGTCCGCAACCCGATCGGCCGCCTCCCCGGCGGGGGTCTGGTCCTCGGCGTCGCCGACGTCGTCGTGGCGAACGACCCGATCACCGGACAGGGTTCCAACTCCGCCTCCAAGTGCGCGGCCGCGTACCTCGCCTCGATCCTCGAGCAGGGTGAAAAGCCCTTCGACGAGGAGTGGATGCAGGCCACGTTCGATCGGTACTGGGACACGGCCCAGCACGTCACCAAGTGGACCAACGCGATGCTCGGCGTGCCGCCGGAGCACGTGCTGAACCTGATCGGCGCGGCCGGTCAGCTGCCGCCTGTGGCGGACCGTTTCGCCAACGGCTTCAACGACCCGGCCGACTTCGAGAACTTCTTCTTCGAACCGGAGAAGACGGAGGCGTACCTGGCCTCGGTCGCCGGAGCGTAACGGAAGGTGGGCATCCCCGCTGTGCAGTGGGGATGCCCACCTCGCCACGACGGCTCCTTCCCGGAGACGGTGCGCCCCTTCCGTGCTCAGGCGGCGGAGGTGATGGTCACCTTGACGTGCTTCATGAGCGGCTGGTCGCTCTGGACGCTGTAGTCGCTGATCGCGCACAGGACGTTCATCTCCGGCATGTAGCCGGCTGCGCAGCCGCGCGGAATGTCGTAGGGAAGGGCGAGAAAGCCGTCGAGGGAGCGGGTGCTGCCGTCCTTGGCGATGCTGGTGATGTTGACGGGGCCGAACTCGGAGATGCCGCGTTCGCGCATGTCGTCTTTGTTCATGAAGACGAGCGTGCGGAGGTTCTTGACACCGCGGTAGCGGTCGTTGTCCGAGTAGATGGTGGTGTTCCACTGATCGTGGGAGCGCATGGTGCCCAGCGCCAGGGTGCCCGGGGCGGGGACGACGTCGGGCAGCGGTGCCGTGGAGAACTCCGCGCGGCCGGACGGGGTCAGGAAGACCAGTTCGCGGGCGGGCTGTTTGATGCGGAAGCCGAGCGGCAGCCGCACACGGCGGTTGAAGTCCTCGAAGCCGTCGAGGGCTTGGGCCATGGTGTCGCGGATGCGGTCGTAGTCCTCGACGTACCACTCCCACCGGGTACGGCTGTCGGGCAGGGCCGCACGTGCCATGCCGGCGATGATGGCGGGTTCGGACAGCAGGTGCCGTGAGGCGGGTCGCTTCATGCCGACGGACAGATGAACCATGCTCATCGAGTCCTCGACCGACGTGCTCTGGATGCCGCCCCGCTGATGGTCCTTCTCGGTGCGGCCCAGGCACGGAAGGATGAGGGCCTGGCGACCGTGGACGAGGTGGCTGCGGTTCAGCTTGGTGCTCACCTGAACGGTGAGATCGCAGGAGCGCAGCGCCGCGTAGGTGTACGGAGTGTCGGGTGCCGCGTGGGCGAAGTTGCCGCCCATGCCGACGAACACCTTCACATCGCCGCGGTGCATCGCCTCGATGGTGCCGACCGTGTCGAGGCCGTGCTCACGGGGTGGCTCGATCCCGCAGACCTCGGAGAGCCGGTCCAGGAACTCGTCGGGGGGACGGTGATCGATGCCGCAGGTGCGGTTTCCCTGGACGTTGCTGTGGCCGCGCACGGGGGAGGGTCCCGCTCCTTCGCGTCCCAGATTGCCGCGCAGCAGAAGAAGGTTGACGATCTCCCGGACGGTGTCCACGCCGTGCTCGTGCTGACTGATGCCCAGGCACCAGCTGACGATGCTGCGGTCGGCGTCGCTGTAGACGCGCGCCGCTTTCAGGATGTCGGCCCGGTCCAGCCCTGACTGGTTCTCGATCTCCTCCCATGACGTGGCCTCGCACAAGGCCCGATAGTCCTCGAATCCTGCGGTATGGCGGTCGATGAACTCCTGGTCCAGGGCCTTGGGCTCGGTTCTGGCCTGTTCCAGGACCACCTTCGCCATGCCGCGCAGGAGCGCCATGTCGCCGCCGATGCGCGGCTGCAGGTTCAGGGTGCTGGTGCGGGTCGATTTGAAGAGGGCCATGTCCATGAAGTCGTGCGGGACGATGGTGCGGGTGGCGGCCGCCTCGACCAGCGGATTGACGTGCACGATCCGGGCGCCGCGATGGTATGCCTCAGCCAGGGCGGTCAGCATTCGGGGCGCGTTGGACGCGGCGTTGACTCCCAGGATGAACAGCGCGTCCGCGCTCTCCCAGTCCTTGAGGTCGACGGTTCCCTTGCCCGTACCCAGGGAGGCCTCAAGAGCGCGGCCGCTGGCCTCGTGGCACATGTTGGAGCAGTCGGGCAGGTTGTTCGTGCCCAGTTCGCGGGCCATCAACTGATAGAGGAATGTGGCTTCGTTGCCGAGGCGGCCCGATGTGTAGAACGAGGCCTGATTCGGGTGGTCCAGCTCGCGCAGGGCACGGCCGACCACGGCGAAGGCGTCCTTCCAGCTGATCGGCACGTAGTGGTCCGTATCAGCGTCGTACACCATCGGCTCGGTCAATCGGCCCTGGTCTTCCAGTTCGAAGTCGCTCCAGTCGAACAGCTCGGTCACCGAGTGGGCGGCGAAGAATTCACGGCCGACCCGCTTCCGGGTCATCTCCCAGGTGACGTGCTTGATTCCGTTTTCGCAGATGTCCAGATGCAGGCCCTTGGTGTCGTCCGGCCACGCGCACCCGGGACAGTCGAATCCGGTGTTCTCGTGGTTCATGCGCATGATCGCCCGTGGCCCGTCCACCAGCGCACCCTCACGCACCAGGACCTGGCTCACGCTCTTGGCCGCGCCCCAGCCCGCGGCAGGGTGGTGATAGGGACGGAAATGCGGTTCGCCCTTGGGCTCGGGTCCTGCTGTGGGTTCCGGCCTTTCCGGCTCATCATGCGAGAGGGCCAAGAGTCTCACCCTTTCGCCGTTCAGGGCGTGGTCCACATTCAACGCTTCCACTCAGGCTATGCCGGTTGATCACCCCTCGCCAGGCGGCTTTCGGAGCACACATCACGGGAGCAGGACTGTGGCCTGCGGAGGGCAAGGTCGACCCGCAGGGCGTACCGTCGTTATCGCGATAGGCAGGAGGCCGGCTTCGTGTTTGAGTCGCAGCGCGTGATCGTCCCACCGGCCAAGACCGCCGTTTTCCTCGTGGGCACGATCGTCCCCGGCGGCGAGGCCACCGTCCGTGACCTGCTCGAAGATGTGGCGGGTTTGCTGCGGTCGGTGGGCTATCGCGCCCCGTACGCCGAGCTCAGCTGCGTCGTCGGTGTCGGCTCCCACGCCTGGGATCGGCTGTTCGCCGGTCCGCGCCCTCGTGACCTGCATCCCTTCGTGCCGTTGGAAGGGCCCATCCACAAGGCTCCGTCGACGCCGGGGGATGTCCTCTTCCATCTGCGCGCCCACGAGATGGACCTCTGTTTTGAACTGGCTCGGCTGATCGCCGGGCGACTTGCCGGAGCGGTCACGATGGTCGACGAAGTACATGGCTTCAAGTACTTCGACGAGCGCGACCTGCTGGGTTTCGTCGACGGCAGTGAGAATCCCGGCTACCAGGCGGCCGCCGACGCGGTGCTCGTCGGTGCCGAGGACGAGCACTTCATGGGCGGTAGCTACGTGATCGTCCAGAAGTACCTCCACGATCTCGTGGCCTGGAACGCGTTGACCACACAAGAGCAGGAGAACGTCATCGGCCGAAGCAAGCTGGCCAACATGGAAATGCCCGACGAGGTCAAGCCCCCGGATTCCCATGTCGCCC harbors:
- a CDS encoding protein phosphatase 2C domain-containing protein, which codes for MRTELVSEPGDPDRPNEDFASVGLPASGQGGSLVVLDGVTPPQGDYGCLHSVAWFSARLGGALTELSLSRRDLTLPEILSGAIRRVADTHADTCDLSHPRTPQATVVLARWSAAEVEYLVLSDSALLVESPTGEVTALLDDRLSRLPRASLATDAVADTTVRNKDGGFFTAAADPSVASRAVTGRLPRPSVRALTALTDGATRWVEKFHEGDWAALFTLVRKDGTQALVDRVRALETADAQERVHLRRSKTHDDATVVFVEL
- a CDS encoding nitrate- and nitrite sensing domain-containing protein, with translation MRAPVQKTRPRRTGKQTASSSTGGGATGDTADSAGRGRPAHVRNRLIVAVAVVAAAIAGAGAPTVLAASGQLNDSQNLVTLAQRTQQALTLAHSLADERDEVTSYVAAGRPKAKAPSEQRGARVDRQVEELRADEDAPATLLKDLDSIASLRRAALTGKSTALEAHQAYSGAITELHALAEDLADQLPPRAGSGAHALAELDSAVQQSAAARGLLLAALNIPRTTQTTINPITGLAATTSTSSAADTKQRDALSAAAQQARLRSDAALADFHETAPKAAKDSYDSTVTGPDVGTADKYLASLTDQPTLSDAELDTSAKKLDAALSARVELMRGAEASLNDHRTKDLEQLRDDDVTALEIRIALIGTLLLVAVGVSMAMARTLTRPLAVLRLGSARLAADPGAEEPVKFTGRNDEFAQVVRSVNALHAHAAALHERLATLEGDRKHLIGQRQLMADERDRLRAELADAAAHLEQVRGTIHGTFVNLALRTLGLVERQLGVIEGLEEREQDPDRLATLFKLDHFATVMRRHSENLLVLAGAEHVQHHAGPVPLVDVVRAAVSEIERYERVRIAALPPHAHLAGFAADDISHLVAELLENASSFSPPDLPVEVSGWLLESGEVMLSVHDEGIGMTAERMSQLNSRLSDFDPEDAYDLEGGDGLGLGLYVVARLAHRHGVRVQLREQKQGGVAAVVVLPKAMLAAAPAVTAPTAPRLVGSASSVSLPGADAEANSNVLRGRSALTASEPAGDEDPLIAAAEEAVREASAAEETVREDAPEPGAEAAAPELEASYEPELTRKPEASYEPELTRKPEFPPEPEPASEPELPPGPASEPELAPETTMELLLPEPRAEAPAPGRAPEAAPAHPAPEVHLPARTTTDPYAIGPDTHERIPDEGPRLTDKGLPKRTPKISAPAPVPRPRTGGVDAEALRRRLGGFHRGATEGRRDVEAEIAEQTAEMNAPAAQAPTAHASAGSTPGAHAQDVEASGGTVEEASS
- a CDS encoding roadblock/LC7 domain-containing protein; this encodes MTAPSTFGLSSEARNLHWLLTNLVEEVPGLLSVAVVSSDGLLLLSSDPGRNAEARTAQTDRPTGPKGSSADLATIVSGIGSLTIGAAKLMDGGNVKQTMVAMDAGSLFVMSISDGSLLGVHGSPDCDMSVVAYHMALFVGRAGHVLTPELRTELRKSLETESMGSAR
- a CDS encoding DUF742 domain-containing protein; translation: MSTPNKLPVRGGDRKPARVRPYSLTGGRTRFGHVLLVETFVAALEAPEERKELTNGSLSNRVMPEMRAIVELCRRMRTVAEIAALLRMPLGVVRVLLSDLADQGKIRVYGTGHGPGQPDRALLERVLSGLRRL
- a CDS encoding ATP/GTP-binding protein, which encodes MDSVVSDAAPGVAPLLDGEEDLQAWQTDRSRAPIATKIVVAGGFGVGKTTLVTAVSEITPLQTEALMTQASEDTDDLTGTPDKLTTTVAMDFGRITLDDDLVLYLFGTPGQQRFWFMWDDLVRGAIGAVVLADTRRLSDCFPALDYFESCGLPYVVAVNHFDGSERFEPEDVREALTVPTHIPVMIMDARRRISVVETLLGLVGHALDVSPE
- a CDS encoding styrene monooxygenase/indole monooxygenase family protein yields the protein MRKILVVGAGQSGLQLALGLQSNGYEVTLMSNRTADEIRTGRVMSTQCMFDTALQHERDLQLNFWESQAPKIEGLGVSVAAPGSHDPGPTQRAIDWVGKLDGYAQSVDQRVKMAGWMETFAQRGGQLVIHGAAVSDLDYFSRTYDLVLVSAGKGELVSMFGRDASRSPYSEPQRALAVAYVHGLGPRPEHPDYDAVRCNLVPGVGELFVMPTLTTSGRADILFWEGIPGGPLDVFNGVKDPAEHLSLTLELMERFTPWEYARATKVELTDANGTLSGRYAPTVRNPIGRLPGGGLVLGVADVVVANDPITGQGSNSASKCAAAYLASILEQGEKPFDEEWMQATFDRYWDTAQHVTKWTNAMLGVPPEHVLNLIGAAGQLPPVADRFANGFNDPADFENFFFEPEKTEAYLASVAGA
- a CDS encoding FdhF/YdeP family oxidoreductase, whose amino-acid sequence is MALSHDEPERPEPTAGPEPKGEPHFRPYHHPAAGWGAAKSVSQVLVREGALVDGPRAIMRMNHENTGFDCPGCAWPDDTKGLHLDICENGIKHVTWEMTRKRVGREFFAAHSVTELFDWSDFELEDQGRLTEPMVYDADTDHYVPISWKDAFAVVGRALRELDHPNQASFYTSGRLGNEATFLYQLMARELGTNNLPDCSNMCHEASGRALEASLGTGKGTVDLKDWESADALFILGVNAASNAPRMLTALAEAYHRGARIVHVNPLVEAAATRTIVPHDFMDMALFKSTRTSTLNLQPRIGGDMALLRGMAKVVLEQARTEPKALDQEFIDRHTAGFEDYRALCEATSWEEIENQSGLDRADILKAARVYSDADRSIVSWCLGISQHEHGVDTVREIVNLLLLRGNLGREGAGPSPVRGHSNVQGNRTCGIDHRPPDEFLDRLSEVCGIEPPREHGLDTVGTIEAMHRGDVKVFVGMGGNFAHAAPDTPYTYAALRSCDLTVQVSTKLNRSHLVHGRQALILPCLGRTEKDHQRGGIQSTSVEDSMSMVHLSVGMKRPASRHLLSEPAIIAGMARAALPDSRTRWEWYVEDYDRIRDTMAQALDGFEDFNRRVRLPLGFRIKQPARELVFLTPSGRAEFSTAPLPDVVPAPGTLALGTMRSHDQWNTTIYSDNDRYRGVKNLRTLVFMNKDDMRERGISEFGPVNITSIAKDGSTRSLDGFLALPYDIPRGCAAGYMPEMNVLCAISDYSVQSDQPLMKHVKVTITSAA
- a CDS encoding Dyp-type peroxidase is translated as MFESQRVIVPPAKTAVFLVGTIVPGGEATVRDLLEDVAGLLRSVGYRAPYAELSCVVGVGSHAWDRLFAGPRPRDLHPFVPLEGPIHKAPSTPGDVLFHLRAHEMDLCFELARLIAGRLAGAVTMVDEVHGFKYFDERDLLGFVDGSENPGYQAAADAVLVGAEDEHFMGGSYVIVQKYLHDLVAWNALTTQEQENVIGRSKLANMEMPDEVKPPDSHVALNTITDEDGNEQKIVRENMPFGTIGKREFGTYFIGYARTPEVTERMLRNMFLGDRPGIHDRILDFSRATTGCLFYVPTVDFLDDLPQPPDRP